In the Capsicum annuum cultivar UCD-10X-F1 unplaced genomic scaffold, UCD10Xv1.1 ctg56553, whole genome shotgun sequence genome, one interval contains:
- the LOC124893258 gene encoding uncharacterized protein LOC124893258 — translation MITKISNLQQNFEKEICSEFPNAFWERKKHLVELPYIPGFDEQNIPTKARPIQMNHEMMEICKKEIDHLLKNGIIRSSNSPWSCSAFYVNNSAEKERGTPRLGINYKPLNAVLKWIRHPIPNKRDLLKRTFKANL, via the coding sequence ATGATTACAAAGATTTCCAACCTTCAGCAAaactttgaaaaagaaatttgttcTGAATTCcctaatgcattttgggaaaGGAAGAAACACTTGGTTGAACTTCCTTACATCCCCGGGTTCGACGAACAAAATATTCCCACTAAAGCCAGACCTATCCAAATGAACCAtgagatgatggaaatctgcaagAAAGAAATAGATCATCTCCTTAAAAATGGTATCATCAGAAGCTCTAACTCCCcctggagttgctctgccttttatgttAATAACAGTGCAGAGAAGGAGCGCGGCACCCCTAGACTTGggataaattacaagcctttgaatgccGTCTTGAAATGGATCCGGCATCCAattcctaacaaaagggatcttctcaAAAGGACCTTCAAGGCCAACCTTTAA